A single window of Arvicanthis niloticus isolate mArvNil1 chromosome X, mArvNil1.pat.X, whole genome shotgun sequence DNA harbors:
- the LOC117694194 gene encoding protein SSX4-like translates to MEGNQFSLSSHETFCLEPEEDKMMSFQNHKGPTDRKTVSSCAKIPVDVFYEPKNIRKAIQDISAYFSDEEWGKLTKWQKSAYVYMKRNYDRMMGLGVTVNQPVFMRCKEQAKRPLVECVEIPDSEDESSDRACGVTQRKRIKLVSVTICIHDIREELTSGKHGFYLTESGTVYINPWKYRLRERKKRVRYAEISDPEEDDDDY, encoded by the exons ATGGAAG GGAATCAGTTTTCACTTTCCTCGCATGA GACGTTTTGTCTTGAGCCTGAAGAAGACAAGATGATGTCTTTTCAAAATCACAAGGGTCCCACTGACAGGAAAACAGTGAGTTCCTGTGCCAAGatccctgtggatgtgttttaTGAACCAAAGAATATACGCAAG gcCATCCAGGATATTTCTGCATACTTTTCAGATGAAGAGTGGGGAAAGCTGACCAAATGGCAGAAAAGTGCCTACGTGTATATGAAAAGAAACTATGACCGAATGATGGGCCTAG GGGTCACAGTGAACCAACCAGTTTTCATGCGCTGCAAGGAGCAGGCCAAGCGACCCCTGGTCGAATGTGTTGAAATTCCTGATAGTGAAG ATGAATCCTCTGACAGAGCTTGTGGTGTGACACAGAGAAAACGGATAAAG CTGGTGTCAGTGACAATTTGTATTCATGACATCAGAGAAGAACTTACCTCTGGAAAGCATGGTTTCTACTTAACAG AATCGGGTACCGTTTACATAAATCCCTGGAAATACCGGCTtcgagagaggaagaagagagtgagatATGCAGAGATTAGTGATcctgaagaagatgatgatgattattGA